The following coding sequences are from one Panicum hallii strain FIL2 chromosome 5, PHallii_v3.1, whole genome shotgun sequence window:
- the LOC112892918 gene encoding RING-H2 finger protein ATL39-like — protein sequence MSTTTTMKASDPGSAWFGSGARTPPAGMGAHNVRLITTAVAAFVSVLGLALFLHLYVCHIRRRNRRRAAAVLPTTAPAAAPKGGLDPAAIAALPTAVYGKAGEPGACTECAICLGAVQEGEVVRALPACAHVFHVPCVDTWLASSSSCPVCRAEVEPPQEEEGAARLVQEKLQDAVKEEAGSCSSTPERGISACASLMKMLSRERPAPRRPQSAVHAEAGELDDLERQLQAVNN from the coding sequence atgtcgacgacgacgacgatgaaggCGAGCGACCCGGGGTCCGCGTGGTTCGGCAGCGGCGCCCGGACCCCTCCGGCGGGGATGGGGGCCCACAACGTGCGGCTCATCACCACGGCCGTCGCGGCTTTCGTGTCCGTGCTCGGCCTCGCCCTCTTCCTGCACCTCTACGTCTGCCACATCCGCCGCCGGAACCGGcgccgcgcggcggccgtgctgccgacgacggcgccggccgcggccccgaAGGGCGGGCTGGACCCCGCGGCCATCGCGGCGCTGCCGACCGCGGTGTACGGGAAGGCGGGCGAGCCGGGCGCCTGCACCGAGTGCGCCATCTGCCTCGGCGCCGTGCAGGAAGGGGAGGTCGTGAGGGCGCTGCCCGCCTGCGCCCACGTGTTCCACGTCCCCTGCGTCGACACGTGGCTCGCGTCGAGCTCCTCGTGCCCGGTCTGCCGCGCCGAGGTGGAGCCGccgcaggaggaggagggcgcggctcggctggtgCAGGAGAAGCTGCAGGACGCCGTGAAGGAGGAGGCGGGCAGCTGCAGCTCGACCCCGGAGCGGGGGATCAGCGCCTGCGCGTCGCTGATGAAGATGCTGAGCAGGGAGAGGCCGGCGCCGCGGAGGCCGCAGAGCGCCGTCCATGCCGAAGCCGGGGAGCTAGACGATTTGGAACGTCAGCTGCAGGCTGTGAATAATTAA
- the LOC112892380 gene encoding transcription factor PCF7-like: MASRLKLEEDKNQLSKGLDPWSNNNPTATTSTLHYLLQEKERAQAQEQLQIYHQQGFSYLQHHRRQQQQQQSRAGAGGDGVSSGESTPVDALATAFGSGRIVRSAAGRKDRHSKVCTARGLRDRRVRLAAHTAIRFYDVQDRLGYDRPSKAVDWLIRNAKSAIDELPDRAEAPPATEAADAAAEPAEQVTSTSYGFGNPGGAISGVAGSFVPHSVGADGVSGSVKSLFPSSSTASTTPAHDEYRGSPPDLLSRTTSSQPQELCLTLQSNQHHQIFSHVSNQNHQGMISGAGVPGWPEHGQRMPSWHASESSAGDGRGAGNGDGYMFGVQARQGLDHQSQLFSQGEPLQSSGGWASSARTWLDPLAAIHQPSAMAGQVGFSHLVGAGGGFMGFLAPAAAQRLQGEEEQGSEAMRE; the protein is encoded by the exons ATGGCCAGCCGA CTCAAGCTGGAGGAGGACAAGAACCAGTTGTCCAAGGGCTTGGACCCTTGGAGCAACAACAACCCTACCGCCACCACCAGCACCCTGCACTACCTGCTCCAGGAGAAGGAGAGAGCGCAGGCGCAGGAGCAGCTCCAGATCTACCACCAGCAAGGGTTCAGCTACCTCCAGCACCAccggaggcagcagcagcagcagcagtcgaGGGCAGGAGCAGGCGGAGATGGCGTCAGCAGCGGCGAGTCGACGCCCGTGGACGCCCTGGCGACCGCATTCGGGAGCGGCCGCATCGTGCGGTCCGCCGCCGGGCGCAAGGACCGCCACAGCAAGGTGTGCACGGCGCGCGGGCTGCGCGACCGCCGCGTCCGCCTCGCCGCGCACACGGCCATCCGGTTCTACGACGTGCAGGACCGGCTAGGCTACGACCGCCCCAGCAAGGCCGTCGACTGGCTCATCCGCAACGCCAAGTCCGCCATCGACGAGCTCCCGGACCGGGCAGAGGCGCCGCCTGCCACGGAGGCTGCAGATGCCGCCGCCGAGCCGGCCGAGCAGGTGACCTCGACGTCCTACGGGTTCGGCAACCCCGGTGGCGCCATCAGCGGTGTGGCCGGCTCGTTCGTTCCACATTCAGTAGGCGCCGATGGCGTCTCCGGCAGCGTCAAGTCCTTGTTCCCCTCGTCGTCGACAGCCAGCACCACCCCCGCCCACGACGAGTACAGGGGCTCCCCGCCTGACCTCCTGTCGCGCACGACGAGCAGCCAGCCGCAGGAGCTTTGCCTCACTCTCCAGTCCAACCAGCACCACCAGATCTTCAGCCATGTATCCAACCAGAACCATCAAGGTATGATCTCTGGTGCAGGCGTCCCAGGCTGGCCGGAGCACGGCCAGAGAATGCCGTCGTGGCACGCCTCGGAGAGCAGCGCGGGAGACGGTCGCGGCGCCGGCAATGGCGACGGCTACATGTTCGGCGTGCAGGCGCGGCAAGGGCTAGACCACCAGAGCCAGCTCTTCTCGCAAGGGGAACCCCTGCAGTCCAGCGGCGGGTGGGCGTCGTCTGCCCGCACCTGGCTGGACCCTCTCGCCGCGATCCACCAGCCGTCGGCAATGGCTGGGCAGGTCGGGTTCAGCCACCTGgttggcgccggcggcgggttcATGGGGTTCctcgcgccggcggcggcccagcgTCTCCAGGGCGAGGAGGAGCAAGGAAGCGAGGCGATGAGAGAGTGA